One window of Paenibacillus albicereus genomic DNA carries:
- a CDS encoding PQQ-dependent sugar dehydrogenase, whose amino-acid sequence MLTTIRRKGFGAAAAVLLLCGCAPADELRQDGGASPPPAASPSEAPAAQPPSGAAGDAGRFPYEPSVIAEGLDLPWEIAFAPDGRIFFTERPGALRVIEEGRLREKPLLELPGPDGGEGGLLGLALDPAFADNGYAYAYHSYEERGRVLNRVLRLRIDGEEARIDRVLLGSIPGAVNHNGGRLRFGPDGMLYATTGDASEPELAQDPDSLAGKILRLRPDGSIPADNPFPGSPVYSLGHRNPQGLAWHPESGELYSSEHGQSAHDEINRIRPGANYGWPNVEGDDTGVAADGKPLQVPAAHSGDETWAPSGMAFLTEGPWKGRLLVSALRGERLLQVSLAADGGVSSVAPLFEEEWGRLRSIVEAPDGTLYVLTSNRSRGNPAENDDRILALAPVPPSSP is encoded by the coding sequence TTGCTGACGACTATTCGCCGCAAAGGATTCGGAGCGGCCGCCGCCGTCCTGCTGCTGTGCGGCTGCGCCCCGGCCGACGAGCTTCGGCAGGACGGTGGAGCTTCGCCTCCTCCTGCCGCCTCGCCAAGCGAGGCGCCTGCCGCGCAGCCGCCCTCGGGGGCCGCTGGCGACGCGGGACGCTTTCCCTACGAGCCGTCCGTGATCGCGGAAGGACTGGACTTGCCGTGGGAAATCGCCTTCGCTCCGGACGGCCGCATCTTCTTCACCGAGCGCCCGGGAGCGCTGCGGGTCATCGAGGAGGGACGGCTCCGCGAGAAGCCGCTGCTGGAGCTGCCGGGTCCAGACGGCGGAGAAGGAGGGTTGCTCGGCCTCGCGCTCGATCCCGCTTTCGCCGACAACGGCTACGCTTATGCTTACCACTCCTACGAGGAGCGGGGGCGCGTCCTGAACCGCGTGCTGCGCTTGCGCATCGATGGCGAGGAAGCGCGGATCGACCGGGTGCTGCTCGGCAGCATCCCGGGTGCGGTCAACCACAACGGCGGCCGGCTCCGCTTCGGTCCGGACGGCATGCTGTACGCCACGACCGGCGACGCGTCGGAGCCGGAGCTGGCCCAGGACCCCGACAGCCTCGCCGGCAAGATTCTCCGCCTGAGGCCCGACGGATCGATACCAGCGGACAACCCTTTTCCCGGCTCGCCGGTGTACAGCCTCGGCCATCGCAATCCCCAAGGCCTCGCCTGGCATCCGGAGAGCGGCGAGCTGTACAGCTCGGAGCACGGCCAGTCCGCCCACGACGAGATCAACCGCATCCGCCCCGGCGCCAACTATGGCTGGCCGAATGTGGAGGGCGACGACACCGGAGTGGCCGCGGACGGAAAACCCCTGCAGGTCCCGGCCGCGCATAGCGGAGACGAGACGTGGGCTCCGTCGGGCATGGCGTTCCTGACGGAAGGTCCGTGGAAGGGGCGCCTGCTCGTCTCCGCGCTGCGCGGAGAGCGGCTGCTGCAGGTTTCCCTTGCGGCGGACGGAGGCGTATCCTCCGTGGCGCCTTTGTTCGAGGAGGAGTGGGGACGGCTGCGCTCGATCGTGGAAGCACCGGACGGCACGCTGTACGTGCTCACGAGCAACCGGTCTCGCGGCAACCCGGCGGAGAACGACGACCGCATCCTTGCGCTCGCTCCGGTGCCGCCTTCGTCGCCGTAA